In Ruania zhangjianzhongii, the following proteins share a genomic window:
- a CDS encoding ATP-grasp fold amidoligase family protein gives MTTEPGRTRSETSARAEERLTTLRGRLKKRLVGNEVLQAQIDVLSAEVKTPAERQATGTTDPEHDPGKPSYALSARFHRRANTTGVNTREGLREPILDLYTKTAGRAFAAAHGIQIPAELGRWADPDAVDWDSLPERFVLKSSRGGGGISVFPLERTGDGFIDRMLEQPVTPEEVTAKLWKKHKDESVYIAEEFLQAKSGEPGQMPHDIKVFCFYGEPAFIEVRTGDWSRARETEQRLRTFLPDGTELTNVRALISAGTDVKAPEDFEGVAQASRILSQAIRRPIQRIDFYETDRGIVFGEITQNPGRPPSLVPEWDEKLGAIYENAYARLLADLADEGALGVEYGDQKPA, from the coding sequence GTGACGACTGAACCAGGGCGGACCCGCAGCGAGACTTCTGCGCGCGCGGAAGAGCGACTGACCACCCTGCGGGGGCGTCTCAAGAAGAGATTGGTCGGCAACGAGGTGCTGCAGGCACAGATCGATGTGCTTTCCGCGGAGGTCAAGACTCCGGCCGAGCGCCAGGCGACCGGGACAACCGACCCGGAGCATGATCCGGGTAAGCCCTCCTACGCACTCTCGGCCCGTTTCCACCGTCGCGCGAACACCACGGGTGTGAACACCCGCGAGGGCCTGCGCGAGCCGATCCTCGACCTCTACACCAAAACGGCCGGACGAGCGTTCGCGGCAGCACATGGGATACAGATTCCTGCCGAGTTGGGCCGCTGGGCCGACCCGGATGCGGTGGACTGGGACTCCTTGCCGGAGCGGTTCGTGCTCAAGTCCAGCCGGGGAGGTGGCGGGATCAGTGTGTTCCCGCTGGAACGTACCGGCGATGGCTTCATCGACCGGATGCTCGAACAGCCGGTGACGCCCGAGGAGGTCACGGCCAAACTGTGGAAGAAGCACAAAGACGAGTCGGTGTACATCGCCGAGGAGTTCCTCCAGGCGAAGTCGGGGGAGCCGGGCCAGATGCCCCACGACATCAAAGTGTTCTGCTTCTATGGCGAGCCGGCCTTCATCGAGGTTCGGACCGGAGACTGGTCCCGGGCGCGGGAGACCGAGCAGCGGCTGCGTACCTTCCTCCCGGACGGCACGGAATTGACCAACGTGCGGGCGCTGATCTCCGCAGGTACCGACGTGAAAGCACCCGAAGACTTCGAAGGAGTGGCGCAGGCGAGCCGGATCTTGTCTCAGGCTATTCGGCGACCCATTCAGCGGATCGACTTCTACGAGACCGATCGGGGCATCGTCTTCGGCGAGATCACCCAGAACCCTGGCCGTCCGCCGTCGCTCGTGCCCGAATGGGACGAGAAGCTGGGCGCGATCTACGAGAACGCCTACGCTCGCCTACTGGCGGATCTGGCTGACGAGGGCGCGTTGGGAGTGGAATACGGCGACCAGAAGCCAGCGTGA
- a CDS encoding nucleotide sugar dehydrogenase has product MTVDVVILGLGYVGLPLAQEAARSGLSVLGFDISSHVVEGLNAGRSHVDDLSAADIQEMLDAGFRATSDEAELGSASTIVVCVPTPLAEDGSPDLGAVTGATQTVARQLQPGQVVILESTTWPGTTEEIVQPLLEEGGLQAGTDFHLAFSPERIDPGNPTYGIKNTPKVVGGVTPACTERAADFYRKFIDTVVPAKGSREAETAKLLENTYRHINIALVNEMARFCHELGIDLWNVISLAATKPFGFQAFYPGPGVGGHCIPIDPNYLSYTVRTRLGYPFRFVELAQEVNSGMPGYVTRRAQDILNEDGKALRGAKVLLLGVTYKKNIADQRESPAVPLAEHLRSGGAEVTYHDPAVPAWNLPDGTLERVPDLEQAVGAADLVILVQSHSAYDVESLASQAQQFFDTRGVTSSPGVHRL; this is encoded by the coding sequence GTGACAGTAGACGTAGTGATCCTCGGTTTGGGGTACGTCGGATTACCACTCGCGCAAGAGGCGGCACGCAGCGGTCTGTCGGTCCTCGGCTTCGACATCAGTTCGCACGTGGTCGAGGGGTTGAACGCCGGACGCTCGCACGTGGACGACCTCTCCGCGGCGGACATCCAGGAGATGCTCGACGCGGGCTTTCGCGCCACGAGCGACGAAGCCGAGCTGGGCAGCGCCAGCACCATCGTGGTGTGCGTGCCCACGCCTCTCGCGGAGGACGGCTCCCCTGATCTCGGCGCCGTCACCGGCGCCACCCAGACGGTCGCTCGCCAGCTTCAGCCGGGGCAAGTGGTGATCCTGGAGTCCACCACCTGGCCGGGCACAACCGAAGAGATCGTCCAGCCGCTGCTGGAAGAGGGTGGGCTCCAGGCCGGCACTGACTTCCATCTCGCGTTCTCGCCAGAGCGGATCGACCCGGGCAATCCCACCTACGGCATCAAGAACACGCCGAAAGTCGTCGGCGGCGTCACCCCAGCGTGCACGGAGCGTGCCGCGGACTTCTACCGGAAGTTCATCGATACCGTAGTGCCAGCCAAAGGTAGCCGTGAGGCCGAGACCGCGAAGCTGCTGGAGAACACCTACCGGCACATCAACATCGCCTTGGTCAACGAGATGGCGCGATTCTGCCACGAGCTCGGCATCGACCTCTGGAACGTCATCAGCCTCGCTGCGACGAAGCCGTTCGGCTTCCAGGCCTTCTACCCGGGCCCCGGCGTCGGTGGGCACTGCATCCCGATCGACCCGAACTACCTCAGCTACACGGTGCGGACCCGACTTGGTTACCCGTTCCGCTTCGTGGAGCTGGCCCAAGAGGTCAACTCGGGTATGCCGGGGTACGTCACGCGCCGCGCCCAGGACATCCTGAACGAGGACGGCAAGGCGTTGCGCGGTGCGAAGGTGCTACTGCTCGGAGTCACCTACAAGAAGAACATTGCCGATCAGCGTGAATCGCCCGCTGTTCCCCTTGCTGAGCACCTCCGCTCCGGCGGTGCGGAGGTGACGTACCACGATCCGGCCGTGCCCGCCTGGAACCTGCCGGACGGGACCCTCGAGCGGGTGCCGGACCTCGAGCAGGCGGTGGGCGCAGCGGACCTGGTGATCTTGGTGCAGAGCCACTCTGCCTACGACGTGGAAAGCCTTGCCTCGCAGGCCCAGCAGTTCTTCGACACCCGGGGTGTCACCTCCTCGCCAGGGGTGCACCGGTTGTGA
- a CDS encoding ABC transporter permease: MTRRGRAEQKPPSALARLAADHGLTAIGGRPSLGGYIRSLWQRRAFLWAMASSRSYGKNQNNYLGQLWSVLSPLSLAAVYYLVFGLLLARVSDGVDNYVGFLTVGVFIFSAMASTITSGSTAITNNLNLVRALHFPRAILPISVALAEAISLVPAIAVMLVIVAVTEQAVSWSWLLLPVVVVLFFLFSAGVAMIAARLVVGARDLRNLIPMAIRLLRYVSGVFFLISSLDAPRVLTAVMEYQPVALYLTLVRSCVLGEFSPQLDQWLMGAGWAIVTAIIGFIVFWQAEDRYGRD, encoded by the coding sequence GTGACACGTCGCGGGCGGGCCGAACAGAAACCGCCCTCCGCACTGGCCAGACTGGCCGCCGACCACGGTCTGACGGCGATCGGAGGCCGTCCCTCACTGGGCGGCTATATCCGCTCGTTGTGGCAACGGCGGGCGTTCCTGTGGGCGATGGCGTCGTCCCGCTCTTACGGCAAGAATCAGAACAACTATCTGGGTCAGTTGTGGTCGGTGCTGAGCCCACTCAGTCTCGCTGCCGTCTATTACCTGGTCTTTGGGCTGCTGCTGGCGCGCGTCAGTGACGGTGTCGACAACTACGTCGGATTCCTGACGGTCGGCGTGTTCATCTTCTCCGCAATGGCCAGCACGATCACTTCGGGCTCCACGGCAATCACGAACAACCTCAACCTGGTGCGTGCTCTGCACTTCCCGCGCGCAATCCTGCCCATCTCCGTGGCGCTGGCAGAAGCGATTTCTCTTGTGCCGGCGATCGCAGTGATGCTGGTCATCGTCGCCGTCACCGAGCAGGCGGTGAGCTGGTCCTGGTTGTTGCTGCCGGTGGTAGTGGTGCTCTTCTTCCTGTTCAGCGCGGGCGTGGCGATGATCGCCGCACGCTTGGTGGTCGGTGCCCGCGACCTTCGCAACCTCATCCCGATGGCGATCCGCCTCTTGCGTTACGTCTCCGGGGTATTCTTCCTGATCAGTTCACTCGATGCGCCACGAGTCCTGACCGCGGTCATGGAGTACCAGCCGGTCGCCCTCTACCTCACCCTGGTGCGCTCGTGCGTGCTTGGCGAGTTCAGCCCGCAGCTGGACCAGTGGCTGATGGGAGCCGGGTGGGCGATCGTGACCGCAATCATCGGATTCATTGTGTTCTGGCAAGCTGAGGATCGCTATGGCAGAGACTGA
- a CDS encoding ABC transporter ATP-binding protein: protein MAETDDRDFDEIDHEADDLEDAPAEPAHPRSLAGAPVVVADDIHVRYRVFGGRKSTARDMGRIRRLLNRSRAHVGAVTEVHAVRGVSFVARHGESVGLIGTNGAGKSTLLRAIAGLMPTSSGTVYVGGSTALLGVNAALVPALTGAKNVMIGGLALGLTPDEVRERFDDIVEFAGIGDFINLPMKAYSSGMAARLRFAISTAAVPDILMIDEALATGDAAFRTRSRQKIEEIRAHAGTVFLVSHSTQTIERLCDRAIWIDQGEMVMDGPSAEVVEQYRQALKKKL, encoded by the coding sequence ATGGCAGAGACTGACGACCGCGATTTCGACGAGATCGATCACGAGGCCGACGACCTGGAGGACGCTCCGGCGGAGCCGGCCCATCCCCGATCGCTGGCAGGTGCGCCGGTGGTGGTGGCCGACGATATCCACGTGCGCTACCGGGTCTTCGGAGGTCGGAAGAGCACTGCTCGTGACATGGGGCGGATCCGTCGCCTGCTGAACCGCTCACGCGCCCATGTCGGTGCCGTCACCGAGGTCCATGCCGTGCGTGGTGTCTCGTTCGTGGCTCGGCACGGTGAGTCGGTCGGACTGATCGGCACCAACGGAGCTGGAAAGTCCACACTGCTGCGGGCGATCGCCGGACTGATGCCGACCAGTTCCGGGACGGTCTACGTGGGCGGCAGCACTGCGCTCCTCGGCGTCAACGCGGCCCTCGTGCCCGCATTGACAGGGGCGAAGAACGTGATGATCGGTGGACTTGCGCTGGGCCTCACCCCCGATGAGGTGCGTGAGCGGTTCGACGACATCGTCGAGTTCGCCGGTATCGGTGATTTCATCAACCTTCCGATGAAGGCCTACAGCTCCGGTATGGCGGCTCGGCTCCGATTCGCCATCTCCACTGCGGCGGTCCCGGACATCCTGATGATCGACGAAGCCCTCGCCACCGGTGACGCCGCGTTCCGCACCCGCAGCCGGCAGAAGATCGAGGAGATCCGCGCGCACGCAGGCACCGTGTTCCTGGTGAGCCACTCGACCCAGACCATCGAACGCCTCTGCGACCGAGCGATCTGGATCGACCAGGGCGAGATGGTCATGGACGGCCCCTCCGCCGAGGTGGTCGAGCAGTACCGGCAGGCGCTGAAGAAGAAGCTGTGA
- a CDS encoding glycosyltransferase, with protein sequence MTTTALRILVVTVVHDPEDARIRYRQIPALREAGHAITYAAPFHAFGRTVPTGVHGIDLPRATGRRRLVAVRAARRLILKVGPSADVILLHDPDLLLAAAGLAKRVAPIVWDVHEDTAAALSMRSWVPNLLRRPLAWAVRLAERLAERRFHLLLAEHSYRQRFRKAHPVVPNSVRVPADRPEPPGPDRVVYLGKISRARGGEEMLALARAVPELTFQLIGPAEAALRPQLAAAHRAGELEWFDFLPNEQALAKLPGALAGLALLHDEPNYARSLPTKLVEYLAHGVPVVSTPNQTAVDLVERSGGGAVVPFGDVSAAAAALRRLAADETRRRSRATSGYDYVAAHVNWNRDGAEFVRVIEGFSRS encoded by the coding sequence GTGACCACTACGGCCCTGCGCATTCTGGTCGTCACGGTCGTGCACGACCCGGAGGATGCGCGGATCCGCTACCGGCAGATCCCTGCTCTGCGCGAGGCGGGCCATGCGATCACCTACGCCGCCCCGTTCCACGCCTTCGGACGCACCGTGCCGACCGGAGTGCACGGTATCGATCTGCCACGGGCGACCGGCCGCCGCCGCCTGGTCGCCGTCCGTGCCGCGCGGCGGCTGATTCTCAAGGTCGGCCCCAGTGCCGACGTGATCCTGCTGCATGACCCCGACCTGCTGCTCGCGGCGGCCGGTCTGGCCAAGCGGGTCGCGCCGATCGTCTGGGACGTGCACGAGGACACCGCCGCAGCTCTGTCCATGCGCAGCTGGGTGCCGAACCTGCTACGCCGACCGCTCGCCTGGGCCGTGCGGCTGGCAGAACGGCTCGCGGAGCGCCGGTTCCACCTGCTGCTCGCCGAGCACAGCTATCGGCAGCGGTTCCGGAAAGCGCACCCGGTCGTCCCGAACTCGGTGCGGGTGCCCGCGGACCGGCCCGAGCCGCCAGGCCCCGACCGGGTGGTGTACCTCGGCAAAATCTCCCGGGCGCGCGGCGGCGAAGAGATGCTCGCGCTCGCTCGAGCGGTTCCGGAGCTGACCTTCCAGCTCATCGGCCCCGCGGAAGCAGCGCTGCGTCCGCAGCTGGCTGCAGCGCACCGGGCGGGCGAGCTGGAGTGGTTCGACTTCCTTCCCAATGAGCAGGCACTGGCGAAGTTGCCCGGTGCTCTGGCCGGGCTGGCGTTGCTCCATGACGAGCCGAACTACGCCCGATCCCTGCCGACCAAGCTGGTGGAGTACCTGGCCCATGGGGTGCCGGTGGTGAGCACTCCGAACCAGACCGCCGTCGACCTGGTAGAACGCTCCGGCGGGGGTGCCGTCGTGCCGTTCGGGGACGTCTCCGCGGCAGCAGCAGCGCTACGGCGCCTAGCAGCAGACGAGACACGCCGCCGGTCGCGGGCCACCAGCGGGTATGACTACGTGGCCGCTCACGTGAACTGGAACCGCGACGGAGCAGAGTTCGTCCGAGTGATCGAGGGCTTCAGCAGGAGCTAG
- a CDS encoding cation diffusion facilitator family transporter → MASGGGTKAVIAALLANSGLAVTKFIAYLLTQSSSMLAEAVHSVADAGNQVLLLVGGKRAKQEASETHQFGYGRVRYVYAFIVSIILFTLGGCFALYEAWHKFSEPHPITAWHWVPVAVLVAGIVMESFSLRTAVLEANHVRGKTSLLRFVRRSRSPELPVILLEDIGALVGLVLGLFGVSMTLITGDGRWDAIGSGSIGVLLVVIASFLAVEMKSMLVGESALPEHQDAIETAVVGEGITSVIHMRTLHLGPDRVLVAAKVAVETGASAAAVAWAIDAAEVRIRESTPLELVIYLEPDLARAHGVERTSPGSEGAGG, encoded by the coding sequence ATGGCATCAGGCGGCGGCACCAAGGCCGTGATCGCGGCACTGCTGGCCAACAGCGGGCTCGCGGTGACCAAGTTCATTGCCTATCTGCTCACCCAGTCCAGCTCGATGCTCGCCGAAGCGGTGCACTCGGTGGCCGACGCCGGCAACCAAGTGCTGCTGCTGGTCGGCGGTAAGCGAGCCAAGCAGGAGGCGTCCGAGACGCACCAGTTCGGCTACGGCCGGGTGCGGTACGTGTACGCGTTCATCGTGTCCATCATCTTGTTCACCCTGGGTGGCTGCTTCGCCCTGTACGAGGCGTGGCACAAGTTCTCCGAACCGCACCCGATCACCGCCTGGCACTGGGTGCCGGTGGCGGTCCTCGTAGCGGGAATCGTGATGGAGTCCTTCTCCCTGCGCACCGCCGTGCTGGAAGCCAACCACGTGCGCGGCAAGACGTCCCTCCTGCGGTTCGTGCGCCGGTCCCGCTCGCCGGAGCTGCCGGTGATCCTGCTCGAGGACATCGGTGCCCTGGTCGGCCTGGTGCTCGGGCTGTTCGGCGTCTCGATGACCCTGATCACCGGCGACGGCCGTTGGGACGCGATCGGCTCGGGCTCCATCGGTGTGCTGCTCGTGGTGATCGCCTCGTTCCTCGCGGTGGAGATGAAGTCGATGCTGGTGGGCGAGTCCGCGTTGCCGGAGCACCAGGACGCGATCGAGACTGCCGTGGTGGGCGAGGGGATCACCTCGGTGATCCACATGCGTACTCTCCACCTGGGTCCGGACCGAGTGCTCGTCGCTGCCAAGGTGGCCGTGGAGACGGGGGCTAGCGCCGCTGCGGTGGCGTGGGCGATCGACGCGGCAGAAGTTCGCATCCGGGAAAGTACGCCGCTGGAGCTGGTGATCTACCTCGAACCTGATCTTGCCCGCGCGCACGGAGTGGAGCGCACGTCGCCAGGATCCGAGGGTGCCGGCGGCTAG